AATTTCCTTCTTCTCCATAGACCCCTAATTGCTTTCCGAAGCCTCCAATAGAATCTCCGGCCAAAACTTCGGCAGCCAGATACAACATTAAAGTGATTACACCTAAAACTAGTTGCGGACGTCTTAATGCATTTCTAACTTGCTTGAAAATACTTAAATGTGCTACATTTCCATCTTCATCTAAATCAATTTCCGGGAGTGGAGACAATTTTACCAAAAAGGCTAAAACCATAATTATCAAGCCCATATAAAGATAAGGCCTTTGTAATTGCAATGCAAGAGAATTTAAAGCATTTGATTTTGCAACTGAATCCAGCATTGCAATTTTGTCTGCTGTAAAATCCTGCATATTAGACAAAACCAACGCGGTTAAGATAATGGGCGCTACAAATCCTGCCAGCTTATTAGCAATTCCTAATACGCTAATTCGGGCTGCAGCACTTTCTCTGGGACCAATTACAACTACATAAGGATTTGAAGCAGTTTGCAGAATTGCCAAACCTGTTCCCATCACAAAAAGCGCTATTAAGAACAATAAAAAAGTACGGCTTTCTGCTGCAGGATAAAAAATAAAGGCGCCGCATGCAATAATTAGTAATCCTAATGAAATTCCGTTTTTATACCCTACCTTTTCAATAATCCACGAAGATGGCACTGCCATCACAAAATAGGCAATATAAAAAGCAAAAGTTACAAAATAAGCTTGCGAAGAAGTCAACTCGCAGGCAAGTTCAAAAAACGGAATAAGCGGTCCGTTTAACCAGGTCACAAATCCGAGAATAAAAAACAAAGCAGTCAGAATAACCATCGGAATAATGGCGCTCCTTTTATTTATTTGTATGGCACTTTCAATGTTTGACATAATACTTTTGGTTAATTTGTTAATAGATTTTTTTCTTTAAATCTAAATGGAATCAACACTTTATAAATTGCTTTGCGTTTTTTATGCAAATATCTGCATATTTTTTGCATTGACAAAAGTAGCGTATTAAATAGTACCAATCTCTAATTTAGATATAAATTTTTTGTTAATTTTTAATTCTCCCAGTTTAACACCGGATAATGCTTTTGTAAATAGGCTTTAACTTCAGAAATATCTTCTTTTGCAGTCAGGTCAGGAACATGCTCTGAAAACGGAATTCCTAAAGTTGTATTAGGATGTTCTTTTACCGAATTTAAAAGAACTGTCGGCAATTCTTTTTCATCTCTTTCAGGATGTACAGGACAGTTTTTAAGATGCGGATATAATGTTTTACCCGTAAATTTAAAGGCATTCATACTTACTCTGATTCTTCCATCAACATCTTTATAATGTTCTAAATCCTCAGCTGTTGGTTTTTCTAAAATATCTAAAAGCTGATTATTTTCATCTAATTTGGCAATCGCAAAACGCGAAATTCGCTCTAAAGGAAATTCCATTGCGTCACGATCATAACTAATAAAAGCGTTTGGACTTGTCGTTTCTCTCAGCGCCAATAAAGCTGCAGCAGAATATAAATTATCACTGTTACAAACTGAATATTCCTGCTCATTAAGCTCCGGAAACTGCTCTACGGCCTGAAACAAAGCATCTGCGGTTCCAAATGGCTTTACTCTTCCCTCTGGAATATATTGCACAGCAAATGAAATATTAAGACCATGAAAATCATTATTCCTATTTTGGCTTCCGTAGAATTCTTTAAACAACTCTCCTTGCTCTCCAATAATGATATAAATGTTTTTGTAACCTGCTTTTTTAGCGTTTAATAATAAATAATCCAATAATGGTCTCCCGCTCGACCCTACCCCGATAAGACCTTTGCTTCTTTCGTTTGCCTGCGCGATTTCTTCCGGAGATAAATTATCTAAAACTGCTTCTTTTTTCATGCGGGATGATGCTCCACCAGCAAGAATAACTAAATTATTATGCATACCTATTTCTCTAAATTTCAATATTTTCTATAATCCTAACACCAGGATCTACACTCACAGCATAAGCTTCCTGAGCGCCGGCCTCCAAAATAGCTTCGATAACCTGCTCCTCTTTTTTAGGATCTGCTATTACAACAATACTTCCTCCGCCTCCTGAACCAACAATTTTTGCACCATATGCTCCTGCACGTAATGCTGCATTTACCATATCGTCGATTCGCGGAACCGTAATTTTCAATAAATCTCTAAGAACAGCGTGATGCTCATTCATCAATTCACCTATTTTTTTAAGATCTAAAACTGGTTTTTCGAACTCTTTTAATGCCTCTTTTGTATAATGATAGTTTTTTAGAGCTGCTTCAAAAAACGGAATCAAACGATCCGGAAGGCAATTTTTATAACGATCAACATCCTCAATTTCAGAAGCATTTAAGTCAAAGTCAGGATAACTTTGTTTAACAAGATCGATCGCCATTAAGGCATTTCCTTTTAGTTCACCAATTAACCCTATCGTCTCTTTTGGAACTCCGGAAACCCCTGTGATCAAGCCTTTTAACTCTGTTCCTACGGAACGATATGAAAAAGGATCTTTGGTATTGATATACACAATATTCCCTACGCCTATACTAAAATGATCCATCATTCCGCCTGGTTCTCCGTGTTCCAGAACTTCAGAGGCATATCCAATCTTTGCAATAAATTCGCAAGTCACTTCATCATCTACTCCAAAAGCAGCAATTAAAAAGCGAATCCACGCCATTAATAAAGCCGAAGAACTTGATGTTCCAGAATTGATTGGAATATCTCCTGTAATGACGATATCATAACCTACATCTGGAATACAGCCATGCCTGCGCAAGACACGTAAGGAGGATGCAAAATAATCACGTGGTTCTAGTTTTTCAAAAATGGCATTAATATCGATTACACGAATTTCATTAATATCAATCATATTAATAACAAATGTGCTGGTCTTATTTTGCACTGCAGACAACCGTATATTTCGATTTATAGCACAGGCTATAACGGGCAATCCTAAATAGTCCTGATGATCTCCAAAGAGACACGTGCGGCCCGGGGCTAATGAAGTAATTTTTTTCACTTAAAAGTAGTACATTAAATCACTGTAAAACAAATAATTACAATGATTTTTGGTTATAAATTTATTTTATCTTTTCGGTTTTGATTTTACGAAACTATAGATTATATTTTGATAAAACAAGAAAAAAACAAAAAATGTGCTCGAACACACTTAAATAATGTTCTCGAGCACACAATGCTGCTTCAGTAAAGTTTTTTTACAATAATTAAATCAAAGTTTCTATATTTGCTTATATGGATAAAAAGTACACGATAAAGGATATTGCAAAAATGGCCGGAGTTTCTAAGGGAACTGTCGATCGGGTTTTGCACAACAGAGGAAAGGTTTCTCCTACGGCGCTTGAAAAAATCAATGAGGTTTTGAATGTGATAGATTACGAACCCAACTTAATTGCCAGAAACTTAAAAAGCACCAAAGTTTATCGCATTTGTGTTTTACTTCCGGATCCTGAAATTGACCCGTACTGGCTTCCGTGCGTGAACGGAATTCAGGATGCTA
The sequence above is drawn from the Flavobacterium sp. N2038 genome and encodes:
- a CDS encoding sugar MFS transporter, producing MSNIESAIQINKRSAIIPMVILTALFFILGFVTWLNGPLIPFFELACELTSSQAYFVTFAFYIAYFVMAVPSSWIIEKVGYKNGISLGLLIIACGAFIFYPAAESRTFLLFLIALFVMGTGLAILQTASNPYVVVIGPRESAAARISVLGIANKLAGFVAPIILTALVLSNMQDFTADKIAMLDSVAKSNALNSLALQLQRPYLYMGLIIMVLAFLVKLSPLPEIDLDEDGNVAHLSIFKQVRNALRRPQLVLGVITLMLYLAAEVLAGDSIGGFGKQLGVYGEEGNFYLKLTSFTMSAMVVGYILGITLIPKYLSQVTALKGSGILGIILVLAIVMISPKAMIQLPGIPNLPIVILLVALLGLANALCWPAIWPMALEDLGGYTKIGSAILIMGIIGGAIFPLLYGLITETINTSNIAAGTQGISKSGNQLAYLMLLPSYLMILFYAVKGHKYRRW
- a CDS encoding sugar phosphate nucleotidyltransferase — its product is MHNNLVILAGGASSRMKKEAVLDNLSPEEIAQANERSKGLIGVGSSGRPLLDYLLLNAKKAGYKNIYIIIGEQGELFKEFYGSQNRNNDFHGLNISFAVQYIPEGRVKPFGTADALFQAVEQFPELNEQEYSVCNSDNLYSAAALLALRETTSPNAFISYDRDAMEFPLERISRFAIAKLDENNQLLDILEKPTAEDLEHYKDVDGRIRVSMNAFKFTGKTLYPHLKNCPVHPERDEKELPTVLLNSVKEHPNTTLGIPFSEHVPDLTAKEDISEVKAYLQKHYPVLNWEN
- a CDS encoding mevalonate kinase, translated to MKKITSLAPGRTCLFGDHQDYLGLPVIACAINRNIRLSAVQNKTSTFVINMIDINEIRVIDINAIFEKLEPRDYFASSLRVLRRHGCIPDVGYDIVITGDIPINSGTSSSSALLMAWIRFLIAAFGVDDEVTCEFIAKIGYASEVLEHGEPGGMMDHFSIGVGNIVYINTKDPFSYRSVGTELKGLITGVSGVPKETIGLIGELKGNALMAIDLVKQSYPDFDLNASEIEDVDRYKNCLPDRLIPFFEAALKNYHYTKEALKEFEKPVLDLKKIGELMNEHHAVLRDLLKITVPRIDDMVNAALRAGAYGAKIVGSGGGGSIVVIADPKKEEQVIEAILEAGAQEAYAVSVDPGVRIIENIEI